A genomic window from Streptomyces broussonetiae includes:
- the traB gene encoding plasmid transfer protein TraB, translating to MAERDAQHQLAELLELQLRGGSDAGGVGKYLLHRAKPHIPPWLGWAGTGLAGVLGHLRWADSAPAAVGLTLGSVVLTGATWLIGKNTSQQRRLHSAITVAAGSAWLTAACLAGPTASPVGDLYLMGGPALALSWNVRLILRHNPDASGEGSDKGLLEKVGLARAQIGNAKVEPNRVTAPVALEAGTQTNDDMTKALGNIASALDLPTAAVRYTPDPGSARRGELVIVPEDMLAEVVEWEGPSNLGGSIAEPLIIGRYDDGAPLVIWLPGDPEAGRNSTHVLVAGGTGSGKGDTALNLLTEILSRRDVIVWFSDPKAFQDFAALRPGLDWGVEGGTPTEVMVASVEAAIPARTRWLGAHGYRQWVPEAAQAQNSPEHTCRPDGRPCGCDGMPFLVAWFEEAANTLRALGDDAFTGIAQEARSAGISLIVSLQRPSYDQMSTSTRASLPSVIALGCDARDEGFSLSDEVLAAGAHPGAWGNRRPGYCYVVSPGIPEDRYPSPGRTRRFTHRAVPVMELLATWAQRNGAHADPVTAGAASSVAGRAYTGRAASGTEQPTALRAVEQEEDDMEQGGLLVDPEDRDIDPEADLPASEEGDEAPIFGQETGRKPSPEEARRLFADALAEFASEGRMIVGPKDFTDWCDRHNLSRSWVSLRLKEAAQEGRLEATNTTGRWRIVPALTAA from the coding sequence ATGGCTGAGCGCGACGCACAGCATCAGCTTGCGGAGCTGCTGGAACTTCAGCTCCGGGGCGGCTCGGACGCTGGCGGGGTGGGCAAGTACCTGCTGCACCGGGCCAAGCCGCACATCCCGCCGTGGCTCGGGTGGGCCGGTACCGGCCTGGCCGGGGTGCTCGGTCACCTGCGGTGGGCCGACAGCGCACCGGCGGCCGTGGGCCTCACCCTGGGCTCGGTGGTGCTGACCGGCGCCACCTGGCTGATCGGCAAGAACACCAGTCAGCAGCGGCGCCTGCACTCAGCCATCACCGTGGCCGCGGGCTCCGCCTGGCTGACCGCGGCCTGCCTCGCGGGCCCGACCGCGAGCCCGGTCGGGGACCTGTACCTGATGGGCGGGCCAGCCCTGGCCCTGTCCTGGAACGTGCGCTTGATCCTGCGGCACAACCCAGACGCGTCCGGCGAAGGCTCGGACAAGGGCCTGTTGGAGAAGGTGGGTCTGGCCAGGGCGCAGATCGGCAACGCGAAGGTGGAGCCGAACCGCGTCACGGCGCCGGTCGCGCTGGAGGCGGGGACGCAGACCAACGACGACATGACCAAGGCACTGGGAAACATCGCCTCTGCCCTGGACCTGCCGACGGCGGCTGTCCGCTACACCCCGGATCCGGGCTCTGCCCGGCGCGGGGAACTGGTCATCGTGCCGGAAGACATGCTGGCCGAAGTCGTCGAGTGGGAAGGGCCGTCGAACCTGGGTGGTTCGATCGCTGAGCCGCTGATCATCGGCCGGTACGACGACGGCGCCCCGCTGGTGATCTGGCTTCCGGGCGACCCGGAGGCGGGCCGCAACTCCACCCACGTCCTGGTGGCAGGCGGTACCGGGTCCGGCAAGGGCGACACTGCCCTGAACCTGCTGACCGAGATCCTGTCCCGCCGGGACGTGATCGTGTGGTTCTCCGACCCGAAGGCGTTCCAGGACTTCGCCGCCCTGCGCCCTGGGCTGGACTGGGGCGTCGAGGGTGGCACCCCGACCGAAGTCATGGTGGCGTCCGTCGAGGCCGCGATCCCGGCGCGTACGCGCTGGCTAGGTGCCCACGGCTACCGGCAGTGGGTACCGGAGGCGGCGCAGGCACAGAACAGCCCGGAGCACACCTGTCGCCCGGACGGCCGGCCGTGCGGCTGTGACGGGATGCCGTTCCTGGTGGCCTGGTTCGAGGAGGCTGCCAACACCCTGCGCGCGCTGGGGGACGACGCGTTCACCGGCATCGCGCAGGAAGCACGTTCCGCCGGTATCTCGCTGATCGTGTCGCTTCAGCGGCCGTCGTACGACCAGATGTCCACTAGCACCCGCGCCTCTCTGCCGTCGGTGATCGCGCTGGGCTGCGACGCGCGCGACGAGGGGTTCTCGCTGTCGGACGAGGTCTTGGCCGCGGGCGCCCACCCCGGGGCGTGGGGCAACCGGCGTCCGGGCTACTGCTACGTCGTCTCGCCCGGCATCCCGGAGGACCGCTACCCCTCCCCGGGCCGCACCCGACGCTTCACGCACCGGGCCGTGCCGGTCATGGAACTGCTCGCTACCTGGGCACAGCGCAACGGCGCACACGCCGACCCCGTCACCGCCGGCGCCGCCTCCAGCGTCGCCGGACGCGCCTACACCGGCCGGGCCGCGTCCGGCACCGAGCAGCCGACGGCGCTTCGGGCCGTCGAGCAGGAGGAGGACGACATGGAGCAGGGCGGCTTGCTGGTGGATCCGGAGGACCGGGACATCGACCCGGAGGCCGACCTCCCCGCGTCGGAGGAGGGCGACGAGGCCCCGATCTTCGGGCAGGAGACGGGCCGCAAGCCGTCGCCGGAGGAGGCCCGGCGCCTGTTCGCGGACGCGCTGGCGGAGTTCGCGAGCGAGGGCCGAATGATCGTGGGCCCGAAGGACTTCACCGACTGGTGCGACCGGCACAACCTGTCCCGCTCCTGGGTGTCCCTGCGGCTCAAGGAAGCGGCGCAGGAGGGCCGGTTGGAGGCGACCAACACCACCGGCCGGTGGCGCATCGTCCCCGCCCTCACGGCCGCCTGA
- the traA gene encoding plasmid transfer protein TraA, protein MADNGSANRAANRRYREAQHAGRPLIDGANGSYAKGAVNSKNFGASFAPGFTLNINAGNKTTNGTGGTGARSGGSRAESLLPAPEFGSPAQVRQYCNTLRAAAVTLSIEVAMGAEIMKGVLAAVPDPEGRPFGSRARAAKVARKLQKSADALRDAAKNAAACYSTFQQQYEEEINRVRHRARRPQQPVMNWAQQ, encoded by the coding sequence ATGGCAGACAACGGATCCGCCAACCGGGCCGCGAACCGGCGCTACCGGGAGGCTCAGCACGCAGGCCGGCCGCTCATCGACGGAGCCAACGGCTCCTACGCCAAGGGCGCGGTGAACAGCAAGAACTTCGGCGCATCGTTCGCGCCCGGGTTCACCCTCAACATCAACGCAGGCAACAAGACCACCAACGGCACAGGCGGCACCGGCGCTCGCAGCGGTGGCTCACGCGCTGAATCCCTGCTCCCGGCCCCGGAGTTCGGATCCCCGGCGCAGGTGCGGCAGTACTGCAACACCCTGCGCGCGGCGGCCGTGACGCTGTCCATCGAGGTGGCCATGGGTGCCGAGATCATGAAGGGCGTGCTGGCCGCGGTCCCGGACCCGGAGGGGCGCCCGTTCGGCTCCCGGGCCCGCGCCGCGAAGGTGGCCCGCAAATTGCAGAAGTCCGCCGACGCCCTGCGGGACGCCGCCAAGAACGCCGCGGCCTGCTACTCGACCTTCCAGCAGCAGTACGAGGAAGAGATCAACCGCGTCCGTCACCGTGCCCGCAGGCCGCAGCAGCCGGTCATGAACTGGGCTCAGCAGTAA
- a CDS encoding RRQRL motif-containing zinc-binding protein, with translation MSGAFGKCFDPTGDRYGIPTYPWRLAPDGLATRRQLRERGLRPGGQPIAAQVMRVNRRAGGVRVGYLYRVDRAKPVRPMTSRKWGALALAMLARRTCPRCRLDVGYCIPRSYGICGMCIVTEEQRTT, from the coding sequence ATGTCGGGGGCGTTCGGCAAGTGCTTCGACCCGACCGGCGACCGCTACGGCATCCCCACCTACCCGTGGCGCCTGGCCCCGGACGGCCTGGCCACCCGCCGTCAGCTCCGCGAGCGGGGCTTACGGCCGGGCGGTCAGCCGATCGCGGCGCAGGTCATGCGGGTCAACCGGCGGGCCGGAGGCGTGCGGGTCGGCTACCTCTACCGCGTCGACCGTGCCAAGCCGGTGCGGCCGATGACGTCCCGCAAGTGGGGCGCACTGGCGCTGGCGATGCTCGCGCGGCGCACCTGCCCCCGCTGCCGGCTCGATGTCGGCTACTGCATCCCGCGCTCCTACGGCATCTGCGGGATGTGCATCGTCACCGAGGAACAGCGCACCACCTGA
- a CDS encoding helix-turn-helix domain-containing protein, translating to MANERLRGAIVDLGLTLDEVAERLGVAAKTVERWINEPERKPYRRFQFATASLLKCEVSYLWPDERTSAEVAAAGNAELVRLYPHRSVVMQTLWTDLYSKARRQFDVLVYSGFWLTEDATFHRIVKEKSAEGVAIRFMLGEPTSPAVAVRGEDEGIGAAMAAKIRNALVNYGPLFGLPGVEFRLHSTTLYNSIYRADDEMLANGHLYGVGAYMAPVLHLRRVPGGELFDAYAESVERVWASARPISSPADWEGTS from the coding sequence ATGGCGAACGAGCGACTGCGCGGCGCGATAGTGGACTTGGGGCTGACGCTCGACGAGGTCGCCGAACGGCTCGGGGTCGCGGCCAAGACGGTCGAACGATGGATCAACGAACCTGAACGCAAGCCGTATCGCCGCTTTCAGTTCGCAACAGCCTCACTGTTGAAGTGCGAGGTGTCGTACCTGTGGCCGGACGAGCGCACGTCAGCTGAGGTCGCCGCAGCCGGCAACGCCGAGTTGGTACGGCTCTATCCGCATCGATCCGTCGTGATGCAAACCCTGTGGACCGACCTGTACTCGAAGGCACGACGCCAGTTCGACGTACTCGTCTACTCCGGGTTCTGGCTCACGGAAGACGCGACGTTTCACCGCATCGTCAAGGAGAAGTCGGCCGAGGGGGTGGCCATCCGCTTCATGCTGGGAGAACCGACGTCGCCCGCCGTAGCCGTACGCGGGGAAGACGAGGGGATCGGTGCGGCGATGGCGGCCAAGATCCGAAATGCCCTGGTCAACTATGGCCCACTCTTCGGCCTCCCCGGAGTGGAGTTCCGCCTCCACAGCACGACCCTCTACAACTCGATCTATCGAGCCGACGACGAGATGCTCGCGAATGGTCACCTCTACGGCGTCGGCGCCTACATGGCTCCCGTACTGCACCTCCGACGGGTGCCCGGCGGCGAACTCTTCGACGCCTACGCTGAGAGCGTTGAGAGGGTGTGGGCGTCGGCACGGCCGATCTCCTCCCCCGCCGATTGGGAAGGCACGAGCTGA
- a CDS encoding NUDIX domain-containing protein — protein MSRIDYFRDPTAPKANSVVPSVTAVVRDDSGRLLLIHKTDNDLWALPGGGHDIGERIGATVVREVLEETGIQVEIDNISGLYTDPEHVLAYDDGEVRQQFSICFRAHPVGGSLRTSSESKEVRWVDPADLDGLDIHPSMMLRIRHGLDSTRQEPYIG, from the coding sequence ATGAGCCGCATCGACTACTTCCGCGACCCCACCGCCCCCAAGGCCAACTCCGTTGTCCCCTCGGTCACGGCGGTGGTCCGGGACGACTCGGGACGACTTCTGCTCATCCACAAGACCGACAACGATCTGTGGGCACTGCCCGGCGGCGGACACGACATCGGCGAACGCATCGGTGCCACTGTCGTCCGAGAGGTCCTCGAAGAGACCGGCATTCAGGTCGAGATCGACAACATCAGCGGGTTGTACACCGACCCCGAACACGTGCTGGCGTACGACGACGGCGAGGTCCGGCAACAGTTTTCGATCTGCTTCCGAGCCCACCCCGTGGGCGGCTCCCTGCGCACGAGCAGCGAATCGAAAGAGGTCCGCTGGGTTGACCCAGCGGACCTAGACGGATTGGATATCCATCCGTCGATGATGCTTCGCATCCGGCACGGCTTGGACTCGACGCGGCAAGAGCCCTACATCGGCTGA
- a CDS encoding HD domain-containing protein, whose translation MGLTEWAYSLSEAMLSEPLPRRWAHSLGVAKHARSLSPILGDDAELLEAAAVLHDVGYTPTIAATGFHPLDGARFLRDQEGADERVVRLVAHHSCALLEAEERGLRQELECEFELERPDLVDALLYCDMTTTPDGTRTTPTERLDEIVQRYGPDTIVGRFIQRAAPEIHAAAGRVEKRLAEASAGGQPM comes from the coding sequence ATGGGACTGACTGAGTGGGCCTACAGCCTCTCCGAAGCGATGCTGTCCGAACCGTTGCCGCGCCGCTGGGCCCACTCCCTCGGGGTGGCCAAGCACGCTCGCTCCCTGAGCCCCATCCTGGGCGACGACGCGGAACTGTTGGAAGCTGCGGCCGTGCTGCATGACGTCGGGTACACGCCGACCATCGCCGCTACTGGTTTCCACCCGTTGGACGGAGCTCGGTTCCTCAGAGACCAGGAAGGTGCGGACGAACGGGTTGTGCGTCTCGTCGCGCACCACTCCTGCGCTCTCCTGGAAGCCGAGGAGCGCGGACTGAGGCAGGAGCTAGAGTGCGAGTTCGAGCTAGAGCGTCCTGACCTGGTGGACGCGCTCCTCTACTGCGACATGACGACGACGCCGGACGGAACGCGAACGACGCCGACCGAGCGGCTGGACGAGATCGTGCAGCGGTACGGCCCGGACACGATTGTGGGGCGGTTCATCCAACGCGCCGCCCCGGAGATCCACGCGGCGGCCGGCCGGGTTGAGAAGCGGTTGGCGGAAGCCTCTGCCGGTGGTCAGCCGATGTAG
- a CDS encoding GntR family transcriptional regulator, translated as MPEASPRGTYLVIAEALRTAIEEGKGVDTLPSEADMMRSHGVGRNTIRRALKVLEADGLVESAPGIGWRVVRGEDRRSLAERMADVITEDSLSVGDPYPSEAKLCERFSASRTAVRRVLAQMEGNGLLATIHGKGRTVRALPTPTVQP; from the coding sequence GTGCCCGAGGCTAGTCCGCGTGGAACCTACCTGGTCATCGCAGAGGCACTGCGGACCGCCATCGAAGAAGGGAAGGGGGTCGACACCCTGCCGTCGGAAGCCGACATGATGCGCTCGCACGGTGTTGGCCGCAACACGATCCGTCGTGCCCTCAAGGTTCTCGAAGCCGACGGCCTCGTTGAATCCGCCCCCGGGATCGGGTGGCGCGTCGTTCGGGGTGAGGACCGTCGGTCTCTTGCCGAGCGCATGGCCGATGTGATCACGGAGGACTCGCTTTCGGTGGGCGATCCGTACCCGTCTGAAGCGAAGTTGTGTGAACGGTTCAGCGCTTCACGTACAGCGGTGCGTCGCGTCCTTGCTCAGATGGAGGGGAACGGCCTGCTTGCGACGATCCATGGCAAGGGGAGAACGGTGCGTGCTCTCCCAACGCCCACCGTCCAGCCGTAG
- a CDS encoding ORC-CDC6 family AAA ATPase, which yields MSKNELQFRTEDLTLEDVGKFFVETEFDRQTIDVLKSKKTVVLQGARGVGKSFLLKVAQKEMDEEFPNSKTLAVYVTFNKAGLLQTSDPERFKHWMLAKICNRIIREARKKGVLQNKSSVFATLSSGADDEAIASRLETLWTSLEDAWKNDSAPLETDSGIDPEMIKDAVEDLCDQSGVRRIALLIDEAAHVFIPEQQRQFFTVMRDLRSPYLSVKAAVYPGVTYFGDSFQMSHDAELINVNRNILEPDYLASMRQIVIRQDSTLEKVINRNGAVFDALAFASSGNPRTLLKTISAASPLNTTNAQRVMKEYYRDTIWSEHSALADRYVGHNSVIHWGIDFIKHEVISTLRRGSRQAGDHDKRVFLWIHRDAPAAVKEALRLLCYSGILHEAGTWVVATRGLTGTRYMLNIGTRTAPEADPVSATNQLRGSISIKRFIEFGANHEAYESIARLDVEKMDEVQQEYIRSQLDRSVDLLDLTAFARKKCKELGYDTVRKILAASETDLQKAKQVGPVRSRRVMNTATAAVMEHLSG from the coding sequence TTGAGTAAGAACGAACTACAGTTTCGAACGGAAGACCTTACACTGGAGGACGTCGGTAAGTTCTTTGTCGAAACCGAGTTTGACCGCCAGACCATCGACGTATTGAAAAGCAAGAAGACCGTCGTACTACAAGGTGCACGTGGGGTCGGCAAGTCTTTCTTGCTGAAAGTAGCCCAGAAGGAGATGGATGAAGAATTCCCCAACTCCAAGACGCTCGCCGTTTACGTTACATTCAATAAGGCCGGACTCCTTCAAACGTCAGACCCGGAACGGTTCAAGCATTGGATGCTTGCCAAGATCTGCAATAGGATCATTCGCGAGGCTCGCAAGAAGGGGGTTTTGCAGAACAAAAGCAGTGTATTCGCAACGCTGTCCAGTGGGGCAGACGACGAAGCTATCGCTTCAAGGCTTGAGACGCTATGGACCAGCCTGGAGGACGCCTGGAAGAACGACTCAGCGCCACTTGAAACAGATTCCGGTATTGACCCAGAGATGATCAAGGATGCGGTCGAGGATCTGTGCGATCAATCCGGCGTGAGAAGGATCGCTCTACTCATCGATGAAGCGGCACACGTGTTCATCCCCGAGCAGCAGCGGCAGTTCTTCACGGTGATGCGCGACCTGCGCAGTCCATACCTTTCAGTGAAAGCCGCGGTTTACCCCGGCGTCACATACTTCGGCGACTCATTCCAAATGAGTCACGACGCCGAATTGATCAACGTGAATCGCAATATCCTTGAACCCGACTACCTCGCCTCCATGCGTCAGATTGTAATTCGCCAGGACTCGACTCTAGAGAAGGTGATCAATCGAAATGGGGCAGTTTTCGACGCACTGGCGTTTGCCTCTAGCGGAAACCCGCGGACTCTACTGAAGACCATATCTGCCGCTTCACCCCTGAACACGACTAATGCTCAGCGTGTCATGAAGGAGTACTACCGAGATACTATTTGGTCTGAGCACTCAGCTCTGGCCGACCGCTATGTTGGTCACAACTCGGTGATTCATTGGGGAATCGATTTCATTAAACACGAAGTCATTTCAACCCTACGCAGAGGGTCACGGCAGGCAGGAGATCACGACAAGCGCGTATTCTTGTGGATCCATCGTGACGCCCCCGCCGCTGTGAAGGAGGCTCTGCGCCTACTCTGTTACAGCGGAATTCTGCACGAAGCCGGGACTTGGGTAGTCGCAACGCGTGGCCTAACCGGAACTCGATACATGCTGAATATCGGGACGAGGACCGCTCCCGAAGCTGACCCCGTCTCCGCCACGAACCAACTGAGGGGTTCCATTTCAATTAAGCGCTTTATTGAATTTGGGGCCAACCATGAAGCCTATGAGAGCATTGCAAGACTCGACGTCGAAAAGATGGATGAGGTACAGCAAGAGTACATCAGGTCACAGCTCGATCGAAGTGTCGACCTTTTGGACCTGACTGCTTTCGCTCGCAAGAAATGCAAAGAACTTGGGTACGACACTGTGAGGAAGATTTTGGCGGCGTCGGAGACTGACCTTCAAAAAGCCAAACAGGTCGGTCCCGTGAGGTCGCGTCGAGTGATGAACACCGCAACCGCAGCGGTAATGGAGCACCTCTCTGGTTGA
- a CDS encoding HNH endonuclease, with translation MAPAEITRAGILQAIAEHDRVGRETFLDTYGFRAAASYLLVHEGREYDSKAIAGVAHLYDFGEVLKPSQFSGGLKHAVAWLRREGFTVVEPPKTFLRRAGDVRPARRAGSAAVHRPALLLWAIGQAVAGAPRTQPWSATRDALAPLLEKYAQAKDGKDGALYPFWALANDDLWTVASIENLTLTSRGRRPTLESLNRIDPSGGLREDDYELLRSQPQVAAEAAAGLLLRYFYPLPAGLLEDFGLHDLLAGRWADALRPQLGESFKDRDAIWRVYGGQKMAGIGCLADGILSVFSDDKGPYADGRLPDTGWIAYVGDGLSGDQRIADGNELMAEYQAAGRPLRYWHKPFQKQFTFETWAVIVQRRLRWGRGADGQWRREFLWVLAPVPSPEREVWAPDVLEALEADTGALHDDTDRYRPGDLDAEARDTTETDEDAYKRLAKAAEANAKRREQTKKPSLVDRFIRDPSARAAVIRRSGGNCESPQCAGHPKERTTAGEPILQVDHVQDLAKGGADLPSNMIALCPNCHALKTYGANKGKLRRLLAATVRRLHAEAVA, from the coding sequence ATGGCACCTGCTGAGATCACGCGCGCGGGGATTCTCCAAGCGATTGCAGAGCACGATCGGGTCGGACGGGAGACGTTCCTCGACACTTACGGCTTCCGTGCGGCTGCTTCTTACCTGCTCGTTCATGAAGGGCGGGAGTACGACTCCAAGGCCATAGCCGGCGTTGCTCATCTGTACGACTTCGGAGAGGTCCTCAAGCCCTCCCAGTTCAGTGGGGGGCTCAAGCACGCAGTGGCCTGGTTGAGGCGGGAGGGGTTCACTGTCGTGGAGCCGCCGAAGACGTTTCTCAGGCGGGCAGGGGACGTGCGGCCGGCCCGTCGAGCAGGTAGCGCAGCAGTGCACCGTCCTGCCCTGCTCCTGTGGGCGATCGGTCAGGCCGTCGCTGGCGCACCCCGCACGCAGCCGTGGTCGGCCACGCGCGATGCACTGGCACCTCTACTCGAAAAATACGCGCAGGCCAAGGACGGCAAGGACGGTGCTCTCTACCCGTTTTGGGCGCTCGCGAACGATGACCTGTGGACCGTGGCTTCCATCGAAAACCTCACCCTGACCAGCCGGGGCCGCCGCCCAACGCTCGAGTCCCTCAATCGCATCGACCCGTCAGGCGGGCTACGCGAGGACGACTACGAGCTGCTGCGTTCACAGCCCCAAGTTGCCGCCGAAGCTGCCGCAGGACTCCTCTTGCGCTACTTCTACCCCCTGCCGGCAGGCCTGCTGGAGGACTTTGGTCTTCACGACTTGCTCGCTGGCAGGTGGGCCGATGCCCTGCGTCCACAGCTCGGGGAGAGCTTCAAGGACCGGGATGCCATCTGGCGCGTCTACGGTGGACAGAAGATGGCAGGTATCGGTTGCCTTGCTGACGGCATTCTGAGCGTCTTCTCGGACGACAAGGGCCCCTATGCCGACGGCCGTCTGCCCGACACAGGCTGGATCGCCTACGTCGGCGACGGTCTCTCCGGAGATCAGCGGATCGCGGATGGCAACGAACTCATGGCCGAGTACCAAGCCGCTGGCCGGCCCTTGCGCTACTGGCACAAGCCATTCCAGAAGCAGTTCACTTTCGAAACCTGGGCCGTCATCGTTCAACGCCGGTTGCGCTGGGGCCGAGGAGCTGACGGCCAATGGCGCCGCGAGTTCCTCTGGGTTCTGGCCCCTGTCCCCTCCCCAGAGCGCGAGGTCTGGGCTCCGGACGTGCTCGAGGCACTCGAAGCCGACACCGGCGCGCTTCACGACGACACAGACAGGTACCGCCCCGGCGATCTGGATGCCGAGGCACGCGATACGACGGAGACCGACGAGGACGCCTACAAGCGCTTGGCAAAAGCCGCGGAGGCCAACGCCAAGCGGCGGGAACAAACCAAGAAGCCGTCGCTTGTTGATCGCTTCATCCGTGACCCAAGCGCCAGGGCAGCAGTCATTCGACGTAGCGGAGGCAACTGCGAGAGTCCCCAATGCGCGGGTCACCCGAAGGAACGCACCACGGCGGGAGAGCCGATTTTGCAGGTCGACCATGTACAGGACCTAGCCAAGGGCGGTGCTGACCTCCCCTCGAACATGATCGCCCTGTGCCCGAACTGCCATGCGCTAAAGACCTACGGCGCCAACAAGGGCAAGCTTCGACGTCTACTCGCAGCTACTGTCCGCCGCCTGCATGCGGAGGCCGTTGCGTAG